Within the Erigeron canadensis isolate Cc75 chromosome 6, C_canadensis_v1, whole genome shotgun sequence genome, the region ACTTTAGGCGATTAAATATTGAGTGGTGGTTGCGGTGTCTTATGTTTGTATAAGCATTTGTTTCATATGTTTGTTTCCCTTATATTGTGGCATTGATAATGATAATGTAGTTTTATGAACAGTTAGTGGCTGTAAAAAAGCTCAACTTGAATGGACTTCAAGGGAACCAAGAATTTATTATGGAGGTTCTTATGTTGAGTCTACTTCGCCATTCAAACCTTGTCACATTGACTGGTTACTGCACAGACGGAGACCAGAGGCTCCTGATATACGAGTACATGCCTCGGGGAAGCCTGGAAAGTCATCTTTTTGGTACGTTTTAATTCATTGCATTCTTTGATCACTTTCTTTAGCGAGGAATGAGTTTTAATGAGAAGACTATATGATGCATGGATATCTAGACACTGGTTGTCTCTGACATCAAGTTTCTAGGctgttgtgtttttttaaagttCAAAAGTCTTGTCTTGTGTCCATGTGCATACCTGATGAGCTCATAGGTTTGTTCCATTTTTATGTTAATCTTGTAATATTAATAGAAGAGATAGAAACCTGAACAAGGaaatattttactttattttagaTGACATGTATTGGATGTATCCTTTTCTAATTtactatatttttgttttcatggTATAGATCATTTTTGGGATAGgtaaaaaactaataatgtCCTAGGAAGAAAGTGAGAGTATCATCGATGGGCCAACTtggtttaataaattatattcaCATGCACTTCTATACACCGGCTCTGCTTTAAGTTAAGAACAGAATACTAACATCTCTGTGTACGTGATCACCGAAGGTCTTAATTATGGGCTGCAAAACAGGGGTCGGTAGTAATGACTCAATTATAAGCTAGGTGGCTGTAAGCCTATAAGGACACAATCTTAAACAATGTGACCCACTTCCTGAGTAGCAGTGTTTTAAATTTACCGTTTGAATCGCTATAAGTCTGACGCGTTTCCTTGGTGTGAGGTCTCCCATGCCATCGGTCAATTTTCAGACTTACTATTGTCTAGTTAAGAATTTCTTTACAGtacaatatttttgtttcatttgGTATCAAGCAAGTCTCATGGTAAACTTAACTGAATGCATACCTGTTTTCAGATCTAACTCCTCATCAGGAGCCATTGGATTGGCACACCAGACTAAAGATTGCGGTTGGTGCAGCTCGTGGTCTTGAGTATCTTCATTGCAAAGCAAATCCACCAGTAATTTATCGTGATTTAAAATCATCGAACATATTGCTAGATAATGAATTCAATCCAAAACTTTCAGACTTTGGGCTTGCTAAATTGGGTCCTGTTGGTGATAACACCCATGTGTCTACTCGAGTTATGGGTACCTATGGTTACTGTGCACCTGATTATGCAATGAGTGGTAAACTTACAATAAAGTCAGATATATACAGCTTTGGTGTTGTCTTGCTGGAGCTGATTACTGGGCGCAAAGTAATCGACATGACCAAAAAATCCGGAGAACAAAATTTAGTTTCGTGGGTAAGTTATTGGTTGATTTTCTCTTGTTTTGGAatgtttttatttctttaattataaTGAGCACATGAGGCAAAATTTGATGGGGACTGATCAATTGGCCAAACCAGACTTAGGTGAATGCTGAACACAGTTTAAGTTTTGTTGTTGACTTACTCGTCAGTAGAGGTTGGGCCGTCGGGGTAGGTCAACCCATTATCGTTTTCCTTTTCTTAAATTATTTGAAGTTCACaaatatatggatatatataatcGGAAATGGGTTAACATGGGTTCCATTATATCTCAAGTAGTTTAAATTAACTGATATAGCTTACACAATGACGTCAAACAGGTCACATACTCACATGGGTCAAACTGTGTGGTGATCCAAAGTCTAATTTCTATACATACAATCTCTTAAACTACTTTGTGCTTTGACTGAATATatggattattattataaaacacTGTTTTGTAATCATGATGTAGGCATGGTCATTAATAATAAATTGAGCAAGTGTGTGTGGGGTTAACTCCAACCTAATTGTAAATCGTGTATATAAGCATCTTAATCCACATTGCATGTCTCCTTAATCTATACCCAATGTGTTTGCATCATTTGTAGTAATCCACTTTTCATTCCAAACTTTTTTGTAGTCCCGGCCATTTTTGAAAGATAGGAAGAAGTTTGTTCAGTTAGCAGATCCTTTGCTACAAGATCGCTTCCCTTCACGTTGTATGCACCATGCGGTTGCCATTATTGCGATGTGTCTCCAAGAACAAGCAAATTTTCGGCCCTTAATTGGTGATATAGTTGTTGCTCTCGAGTACTTGGCATCTCAAGCTGAGATATCTGAAAATCCTAAGAGCTCGACATTTAATTCTCGCCCATCACCCTCAAAGAAAGAGAATGAACATGTTGCACATGAGCGAGGTACAAAAATTCCGACTTCTTGAAATTGTGGTAAACCGAAGATCCATTACAGAAAATAGGAGCCGTGTTATTCTAAGAGGTTTACTGCAAAAATTAGGAGTCAAAGAAGATGATGGGAAGATTACTTTACTTTGAAGCATGAGGTACACAATCTCATTGTCAATTTATTTCTCATGTTAGGGAAACAATATTTATACCATGTTTACTCAACAGTACCATTATACATCGTGGGAATTTGACCAACTTAGTTGTGCTCGGTTTTTCCTGCTAGCCAACCCACCCATTATACTTCCTTTCATTTGTAAATTGGCTGGTTTTGACTATACAAAAATTTACGATAGTTTGTGTGGGAGACTGGGAGTTCATTAAATGTCTATAATTACTAGCAGTAAATgaacaaaagaataaatttttgttGATTCACATTCCTCTTATTGTGAAAAGGATGAAACGGGACCTGCTGTTTCATACTGTATATCTTTATAACTAGTAATGTTATCCCATGAAGTTTTCAATATGTTTGTGAAATTATTCTAGAAAATTTATTGAATATTTATGGAGAGTTACAGAGAAAAACGATAGATTTGTTGATACAAACCAATATTATAGTACATTCTTAATGATGATGCTAAAAACCTTCTTATAAAGACATCATTTTCATGATGATTCTGCAAGTCAGGGTTTTAAAAGAAGTCTGGACTATAAAATGCTTTGAATAACTCTTTAATTGATTGAATACAGTATCACTTCTTACTTATTTCTATTCTGTAATGATGGCGTTGAAGAAATCTGTATTTGGAAGTTATTTAACCTGATTGAACTGGATGGGTTGAAATTTTGAGCAAAAAGGACTCGATTTTTGGTTCCTTTCGTTAAATTTCAGTGCTTAGTGAGCCCCTCTAAATATTTAAGGTATCTTTTTTTTCGAACTGCAAATTTGATCAACTTTCAAGAGCACgagtaacatatatatagctGTAAATTGACAAATCACCAAAAACCTGGATACGTTGCCAGTTTCATGGGAATCCAAAATGGGAATCGTTGCAATTTTCTTCTAACACAATAAGTTAGTAATTTGTACTTACCAGTATAACCCCAAAAAGAGACATTTTGAGCAATGGCATTAATCTTTGATAATCCCCAATGTATGATCCCTGCAGGGATGATGCTTATGCTGGGATGTGTTTGAAAGTGAAACTCCGATGTCTCGTGTATTCTGTAAGTGCATATATGTCTGTTCCATCAACTCAGGTACTAGGGAAACGGAAGAAGCTGTGgattagttttattattttcacCCTCGACAAGCATTAGGTATTGTGAAGTAAAGTGTAGCTAATATTCATCAAATGTGTAATTATAGCACAAGTCTTGATTATAGATTTAATAGATTGAATTTGCATCCAAGCTGGCACGCCCTTACACTGTGCAGTATTTGATTTTCTTGAGACATGATTTATATAACCGATTCCCAATCCAAAACTTTATACCTTAAATCTCAGTTAACCCATATTAATTGTGTGGTTTTTGGCTTTGATTCTTGGCTTCTTGCTGCAGATTATATGGTTGTGTTGCCAGTGTTATACATTCCTTTCTACTTTATCTGAATGATCAATATCTTGCATATGGTTTTGTGCTTCAATTGTGCATTCAGgctatgttttgtttttatatatttattttctattttcatcTTACGGGTAAAGTTAAACAATTACCCTATCTTAAAATTTGTCAAAGTGTATTACTAGTATTTTTATTACTTATTAGGCCAATCTATGTAAATGCAAGTTATGACTGGTTAAATAGTCTTTCCTGGGAAATTAGAAGGAATATCGGTGGATACTGGATAGAGCAAGTCTTCTGTTAAACTTCTGATCACAATGGAGCAATTCATGTAGATTATCTGTTGTCACAAACATGCTATTCGTAAGTATAAACATATGAACCATGTCGAATGCAGGTAACATTGCCATTTGGCCAAGTAGTTCAATCTCAAAACCCCTATGTGGCGGATTAAGTTGGATGTGGAGCTCCTTTAAACAAGAATACTTGTGGGAAACCTTTGGCGGTTACTAGTAGCTAAGGCCGAGTATTTATCAGCATGACATCATAAATCAAAATCCAAACCAC harbors:
- the LOC122602761 gene encoding probable serine/threonine-protein kinase PBL21; amino-acid sequence: MGCFSCFNSHSHNNVDNCGDAAALDSNHTPSGHGKKRRYKDVTDGKGVDSMKGKGMALSGQRANVARSFTFRELAASTQNFRVANLIGEGGFGSVYKGRLDSGKLVAVKKLNLNGLQGNQEFIMEVLMLSLLRHSNLVTLTGYCTDGDQRLLIYEYMPRGSLESHLFDLTPHQEPLDWHTRLKIAVGAARGLEYLHCKANPPVIYRDLKSSNILLDNEFNPKLSDFGLAKLGPVGDNTHVSTRVMGTYGYCAPDYAMSGKLTIKSDIYSFGVVLLELITGRKVIDMTKKSGEQNLVSWSRPFLKDRKKFVQLADPLLQDRFPSRCMHHAVAIIAMCLQEQANFRPLIGDIVVALEYLASQAEISENPKSSTFNSRPSPSKKENEHVAHERGTKIPTS